In a genomic window of Gemmatimonadota bacterium:
- a CDS encoding phytanoyl-CoA dioxygenase family protein, whose amino-acid sequence MMTDAQRYLFDMMGYLHLEQALTRTELKAAQQAINRYVNASDDELPEGFGRSTSLFDKNRTQFKYAFAFDKVLEALVFHRSFWPIVLEVSGQRPRLNSGEVRINTAKDPVHRLHCSRESFGRYSCRYSCDDGKIYCDDLVVFIYLTDVLPGDGGLLLVPGSHKSDFKRPPDVFNDGWIEKDVPPGVANITARAGDIVVTTELMTHGAMAWQPKDRDRRFFILRYRPQYHRQIREFPDSVLARVSPETRELLETQSYTHEKEIVKKDFVTLTI is encoded by the coding sequence ATGATGACAGATGCACAGCGCTATTTATTTGATATGATGGGATATCTGCATCTGGAACAAGCACTTACACGAACAGAACTAAAGGCCGCACAACAGGCTATAAATCGGTACGTAAATGCCTCAGACGATGAACTGCCCGAAGGATTTGGGCGTTCAACCTCATTATTTGACAAAAATCGCACACAATTCAAATACGCTTTTGCTTTTGACAAAGTACTGGAAGCGCTGGTCTTTCACCGTTCATTCTGGCCCATCGTGCTGGAAGTATCTGGACAACGTCCGCGGCTAAACAGTGGTGAAGTGCGGATCAATACGGCTAAAGACCCCGTTCATCGATTGCATTGTTCGCGCGAGAGTTTTGGACGATATAGCTGTCGATATAGCTGTGACGATGGGAAAATTTATTGCGACGACCTGGTGGTGTTTATCTATCTGACCGATGTCTTGCCTGGAGATGGTGGATTGCTGCTCGTGCCAGGGTCACACAAAAGCGATTTTAAGCGTCCACCCGATGTGTTCAACGACGGATGGATCGAAAAGGACGTACCCCCCGGTGTAGCAAATATTACAGCCCGGGCTGGCGATATTGTCGTAACCACAGAATTGATGACACACGGGGCAATGGCCTGGCAACCCAAAGATCGGGATCGCCGTTTCTTCATTCTCAGATACCGCCCGCAATATCACCGACAAATCCGCGAATTTCCCGATTCAGTACTGGCGCGGGTCTCGCCCGAAACGCGAGAGCTTCTCGAGACACAGTCCTATACACACGAAAAAGAGATCGTAAAAAAGGATTTCGTGACATTGACGATTTGA
- a CDS encoding L-rhamnose isomerase, producing the protein MHYKTPITDVQIEANFEHAAEQYAAFGVDVERAVNRALEVPISLHCWQGDDVAGFEVKDEAVEGGGIMATGNYPGRARNGDELRRDLKKVVDLLPGPHRANIHASYSDTGGKVVDRDALEPEHFASWIDWAKAHDIGIDFNPTYFAHPKANDGFTLSHPDKGIRDFWIRHAIASRRISEAIGKALGDEVVNNHWIPDGAKDHPADRWTPRERLVEALDTVFNDGLGIGPECVDAVEGKLFGLGMEDYTVGSNDFYANYALTRGKLLCLDMGHFHPTESIADKLSAHFAFHDKLLIHTSRPIRWDSDHIVLFSDDVRNVFLELARHNAIDRMYLALDFFDASINRTAAYVIGTRATRKALLYGLVDPTDCLRQLEAEGKLAQKLALMEEMKTMPFSAVWDMCCLKANVPIGASWLDEIETYERDVLSQRG; encoded by the coding sequence ATGCATTACAAAACACCGATTACCGATGTTCAGATTGAAGCCAATTTCGAGCACGCCGCCGAACAGTACGCCGCTTTTGGCGTGGATGTTGAACGGGCTGTGAATAGGGCACTTGAAGTGCCGATCTCGCTCCATTGCTGGCAGGGTGACGATGTGGCGGGTTTTGAAGTTAAAGATGAAGCCGTTGAAGGCGGCGGCATTATGGCTACGGGCAATTATCCCGGTCGCGCACGCAATGGGGATGAGCTTCGCCGAGACCTGAAAAAAGTGGTCGATCTGTTGCCGGGGCCACACAGGGCGAATATCCACGCTTCTTATAGTGATACAGGTGGCAAAGTCGTCGATCGCGACGCTCTGGAGCCCGAGCACTTTGCGAGCTGGATCGATTGGGCAAAAGCACATGATATCGGTATTGATTTTAATCCCACTTATTTTGCACATCCCAAAGCCAACGATGGTTTTACCCTGAGCCATCCCGATAAAGGTATTCGCGATTTCTGGATTCGACACGCTATTGCGAGCCGCCGCATTTCTGAAGCCATTGGGAAAGCGCTGGGGGATGAGGTTGTCAACAATCACTGGATCCCCGATGGCGCCAAAGACCATCCCGCTGATCGGTGGACGCCCCGCGAGCGTCTGGTGGAGGCATTGGATACTGTCTTTAACGATGGTCTGGGCATAGGTCCCGAATGCGTTGATGCGGTTGAAGGCAAGCTTTTTGGATTGGGCATGGAGGATTATACGGTTGGATCCAATGATTTTTACGCCAATTATGCGTTGACTCGGGGCAAACTCCTCTGTCTCGATATGGGACATTTTCATCCGACTGAATCGATTGCCGACAAGCTCTCAGCGCATTTTGCATTCCACGACAAGTTGCTCATCCACACGAGCCGTCCCATTCGCTGGGATTCGGATCACATTGTTCTCTTTAGCGATGATGTGCGCAATGTTTTTCTGGAACTCGCCCGCCACAATGCGATTGATCGCATGTATCTCGCGCTCGATTTCTTCGATGCGAGCATCAATCGCACAGCAGCTTATGTTATTGGCACGCGCGCCACGCGCAAAGCGCTCCTCTATGGTCTCGTTGATCCGACCGACTGCCTGCGCCAACTCGAAGCCGAAGGCAAGCTCGCGCAAAAGCTCGCATTGATGGAAGAGATGAAGACGATGCCATTTTCCGCCGTGTGGGATATGTGCTGCCTCAAAGCCAATGTGCCTATCGGTGCTTCCTGGCTCGATGAGATAGAGACTTACGAGCGCGATGTGTTGTCGCAACGCGGTTAA